A window of the Streptomyces luomodiensis genome harbors these coding sequences:
- a CDS encoding PucR family transcriptional regulator — translation MSTDGIRDRERVWLVRLRPEDEAVIGSAVSDPMLVAEVVARVGRAAAGWAIEAGQAMAARRDVHGLSDVRYVHFRPRRSYEALALSAVVSLSGDHTPPAALRSEVSALVREAVPRGVSVDVGLQGVQLFHSDFLGRLFDWCGAHLPPESQSEVMRQMSADLFEGMAALSALMAQEFAVTRDRWLAGAAAARQEMVRDILAGRKIDRDVAMSRLSYDLTVHHLALIAWSDTEVAGGADELAEAATRLLTTAGCSSVLLVPTGTAKLWAWGGRVSGPPTPGPDRQSAPRNRGLPPHLRVALGRPGYALAGFRRSHEQALAAERAGRVGRSPGPVYDYERLELPILLNADPVAAAEFVTRVLGPLAADDPAMAELRSTLSAYLDDDRAVSAVAERLHIAKNTVLYRVKKAEQLRGRPVKEGRLAVHAALNFVEVFGPPSQRPD, via the coding sequence GTGAGCACGGACGGGATCAGGGACCGGGAGCGGGTATGGCTGGTACGGCTTCGGCCCGAGGACGAGGCGGTGATCGGCTCCGCCGTGTCCGATCCCATGCTGGTCGCCGAGGTGGTCGCCCGGGTCGGCCGCGCCGCGGCGGGGTGGGCCATCGAGGCCGGCCAGGCCATGGCGGCCAGACGAGACGTCCACGGTCTCTCCGACGTCCGGTACGTCCACTTCCGGCCGCGCCGTTCCTACGAGGCCCTGGCTCTGTCCGCCGTCGTCTCCCTGTCGGGGGACCACACTCCGCCCGCTGCTCTGCGCAGCGAGGTCTCCGCCCTGGTCAGGGAAGCCGTACCGAGGGGTGTGTCGGTGGACGTGGGGCTCCAGGGCGTCCAACTGTTCCACTCGGACTTCCTCGGCAGACTCTTCGACTGGTGCGGTGCCCATCTGCCCCCGGAGAGTCAGTCGGAGGTCATGCGGCAGATGTCCGCGGACTTGTTCGAGGGGATGGCCGCGCTGAGCGCCCTGATGGCACAGGAGTTTGCCGTCACCCGTGACCGCTGGCTCGCCGGCGCCGCGGCGGCCCGGCAGGAGATGGTGCGGGACATCCTCGCGGGCCGGAAGATCGACCGCGACGTGGCCATGAGCCGACTCTCCTACGATCTGACCGTGCACCATCTGGCGCTTATCGCCTGGTCCGACACCGAAGTGGCCGGCGGCGCCGATGAACTCGCCGAGGCCGCGACGCGGCTGCTGACGACCGCCGGATGCTCCTCGGTCCTGCTGGTACCCACCGGCACGGCCAAGTTGTGGGCGTGGGGAGGCAGGGTCAGCGGTCCGCCCACGCCGGGCCCGGACCGGCAGTCCGCGCCGCGGAACCGGGGGCTCCCGCCACATCTGCGCGTCGCGCTGGGGCGTCCCGGATACGCCCTCGCCGGCTTCCGCCGCTCCCACGAGCAGGCGCTGGCGGCCGAACGGGCCGGCCGGGTGGGACGGTCTCCGGGGCCCGTGTACGACTACGAGCGGCTGGAACTGCCGATTCTCCTGAACGCCGACCCGGTCGCGGCGGCGGAGTTCGTGACCCGGGTGCTGGGGCCGCTCGCGGCCGACGACCCGGCGATGGCGGAGCTGCGGAGCACGCTGAGCGCCTACCTCGACGACGACCGTGCCGTCTCTGCTGTCGCCGAACGGCTGCATATCGCCAAGAACACCGTGCTGTACCGGGTGAAGAAGGCCGAGCAGCTGCGCGGGCGTCCGGTGAAGGAGGGCCGGCTGGCGGTGCACGCCGCCCTCAACTTCGTCGAGGTGTTCGGACCGCCGTCGCAAAGACCGGACTGA
- a CDS encoding DinB family protein: MIDEFAKDNLHGRLRRDRKALLWKLDGLSEYDARRPLTATGTNLLGLVKHVATVEARYFGEVFDRPSPEPLPRWQDYNGSDLWATEDETREQIIGFYRRTWEHSDATINELPLDAPGHVPWWPEPYPNTNLFAIMVHVLGESNRHAGHADILREGLDGRTGVRAENEEQIDEQARTAHCAKIEQAARTAASIKA, from the coding sequence ATGATCGATGAATTCGCGAAAGACAACCTGCACGGGAGACTGCGGCGGGACCGCAAGGCGCTGCTCTGGAAACTCGACGGCTTGTCCGAATACGACGCCCGCCGACCTTTGACAGCGACCGGGACCAACCTCCTCGGCCTGGTCAAACACGTGGCCACCGTCGAGGCCAGGTACTTCGGCGAGGTCTTCGACCGCCCTTCCCCGGAACCGCTGCCCCGGTGGCAGGACTACAACGGCAGCGATCTGTGGGCGACCGAGGACGAGACCCGCGAGCAGATCATCGGGTTCTACCGGCGCACGTGGGAACACTCGGACGCGACGATCAACGAGCTTCCCCTCGACGCCCCCGGCCACGTGCCGTGGTGGCCGGAGCCTTATCCCAACACCAACCTGTTCGCCATCATGGTCCATGTCCTCGGCGAGTCCAACCGGCATGCCGGGCACGCCGATATCCTGCGCGAGGGCCTCGACGGCCGGACCGGGGTGCGCGCCGAAAACGAGGAGCAGATCGACGAGCAAGCCCGTACAGCCCACTGCGCGAAGATCGAGCAGGCTGCCAGGACAGCCGCATCAATCAAGGCTTAG
- a CDS encoding alpha/beta hydrolase — translation MPVVEDIEFTVDGITLRGWLTRPDDAEGPLPVVILQGGLGGPAESMTFQAQGFAEQGLACLTYDHRCTGYSGGEPRQMFDPWQQCRDLRHVITQLTLRDDIDGDRIGLWGVSIGGANSMFVAATDTRVKAVSAIIPPVSGWSARKLQPADTLAELEALIPVDRQAQAKGEPARTIRLHGEPAPGDPVMFSDEEGLEFVENMIHSLPSFKNAITISTLDHLFEMEVRAYAERITQPTLMILASEDTVAPVEEAREMFERIPEPKELIEYPGQHYEILSNHFGEIIARSAKWMAETLAE, via the coding sequence ATGCCCGTGGTCGAGGACATCGAGTTCACCGTTGACGGCATCACCCTGCGCGGCTGGCTGACCCGCCCCGACGACGCCGAGGGACCGCTGCCCGTCGTCATCCTCCAAGGCGGCCTCGGCGGACCGGCCGAGTCGATGACGTTCCAGGCCCAGGGCTTCGCCGAACAGGGCCTGGCCTGTCTGACGTACGACCACCGCTGCACCGGATACAGCGGCGGCGAGCCCCGCCAGATGTTCGACCCCTGGCAGCAGTGCCGCGACCTGCGGCACGTCATCACCCAACTGACCCTGCGCGACGACATCGACGGCGACCGCATCGGCCTGTGGGGCGTGAGCATCGGCGGCGCCAACTCGATGTTCGTCGCCGCCACCGACACCCGCGTCAAGGCCGTCTCCGCGATCATCCCGCCGGTCAGCGGCTGGAGCGCCCGTAAGCTCCAGCCCGCCGACACCCTCGCGGAGCTGGAGGCGCTCATCCCCGTCGACCGTCAGGCCCAGGCGAAGGGCGAACCGGCCAGGACCATCCGGCTGCACGGTGAGCCCGCGCCCGGCGACCCCGTCATGTTCAGCGACGAGGAGGGGCTGGAGTTCGTCGAGAACATGATCCACAGCCTGCCGAGCTTCAAGAACGCCATCACCATCTCCACCCTGGACCACCTCTTCGAGATGGAGGTCCGCGCCTACGCCGAGCGCATCACCCAGCCCACGCTGATGATCCTCGCCAGCGAGGACACCGTGGCGCCGGTGGAGGAGGCGAGGGAGATGTTCGAGCGCATCCCCGAGCCGAAGGAGCTCATCGAGTATCCCGGCCAGCACTACGAGATCCTCTCCAACCACTTCGGCGAGATCATCGCCCGCTCGGCGAAGTGGATGGCCGAGACGCTCGCCGAGTAG
- a CDS encoding FAD-dependent oxidoreductase, with the protein MNATGGGALKECLPENLYELYMQTSRITPRREVFVMLDSQCEELGARPHIGPPNDPDRPHTAVNRRTLRQIMHTGLEDIVHFGHTVTGYEEDGDAIRLLFADGTSAAGDVLVAADGLHSPVRRQRLPEIPTFDTGMRSIAACVPLTDDLVAMLPDALFDGFVLASSADGVNFSFGAWQPRRPVAEAVAELAPDADIDHVEPYMMVHCGFTEGSPYLAGIPDLWSAGPEELHPVMREAVRDWHPAVVELVERVDLSTVAPMSVRRLEPVDAWETGRVTFLGDAIHAMPPSFGSGANTALRDAASLAGALDRAANGDGDLLREIAAYEEGMRAEVWPIFRASADPRSFSQADFLPDDVPVAGR; encoded by the coding sequence ATGAACGCCACCGGCGGCGGGGCCCTCAAGGAGTGCCTCCCGGAGAACCTGTACGAGCTGTACATGCAGACCTCGCGGATCACACCGCGCCGCGAGGTGTTCGTCATGCTGGACAGCCAGTGCGAGGAGCTGGGCGCGCGCCCGCACATCGGGCCGCCGAACGACCCCGACCGCCCGCACACCGCGGTCAACCGGCGCACGCTGCGCCAGATCATGCACACGGGCCTGGAGGACATCGTCCACTTCGGCCACACGGTCACCGGCTACGAGGAGGACGGCGACGCGATCCGCCTGCTCTTCGCCGACGGCACCTCCGCCGCCGGTGACGTGCTGGTCGCCGCGGACGGACTCCACTCCCCGGTCCGCCGTCAGCGGCTGCCGGAGATCCCCACGTTCGACACGGGCATGCGCAGCATCGCGGCCTGCGTCCCGCTCACCGACGACCTGGTCGCCATGCTCCCCGACGCCCTGTTCGACGGCTTCGTGCTGGCCAGTTCGGCGGACGGGGTGAATTTCTCCTTCGGTGCCTGGCAGCCCCGCCGCCCCGTCGCCGAGGCCGTCGCGGAACTCGCCCCGGACGCCGACATCGACCACGTCGAGCCGTACATGATGGTCCACTGCGGCTTCACCGAGGGCAGCCCCTACCTCGCCGGCATCCCCGACCTGTGGAGCGCTGGCCCCGAGGAACTGCACCCCGTCATGCGCGAGGCCGTCCGCGACTGGCACCCCGCCGTGGTCGAACTGGTCGAGCGCGTCGACCTGTCCACCGTCGCGCCCATGTCGGTACGGCGCCTGGAGCCCGTCGACGCCTGGGAGACCGGCCGCGTCACCTTCCTCGGCGACGCCATCCACGCGATGCCGCCCTCCTTCGGCTCCGGCGCCAACACCGCCCTGCGCGACGCGGCGTCCCTGGCCGGCGCACTGGACCGCGCGGCCAACGGCGACGGCGACCTGCTGCGGGAGATCGCCGCCTATGAGGAAGGCATGCGCGCCGAGGTCTGGCCGATCTTCCGCGCCTCGGCCGACCCGCGCTCCTTCAGCCAGGCCGACTTCCTGCCGGACGACGTGCCCGTCGCAGGCCGCTGA
- a CDS encoding LysR family transcriptional regulator, with the protein MKLMRRDGSYEGVDMSPDLNLLISLDALLQERSVTRAAQRLGLSQPSLSAALARLRRHFDDELLTRVGNSYELTALGERLAEQTSLALSWTDRVFQTRADFDPEESEHEFTLVVADCHLPVFGRVLADLVQRQAPRVRLTFQHSTAQFVHRASDQLRAVDAIVLPQGVLVNMPMLQLYRDRWVCVISSDTADRPLDREELSSRPWVFAYQHPFSGLSTMPRLAQEGVRIQSSITTEDFLSVPHLVRGTDRIGLMPERVARLHPAGQGVTIAALPFELGDLLESLWWHPAHERDPAHTWLRHMASQAGRIVEQS; encoded by the coding sequence ATGAAGCTGATGCGCCGTGACGGCTCCTACGAAGGGGTGGACATGAGCCCGGACCTCAACCTGCTCATCTCCCTGGACGCCCTGCTCCAGGAGCGCAGCGTGACGCGTGCCGCCCAGCGCCTCGGACTCAGCCAGCCGAGCCTGAGCGCCGCACTGGCCCGGCTGCGCCGCCACTTCGACGACGAACTCCTGACCCGCGTGGGCAACTCCTACGAGCTGACCGCCCTGGGCGAGCGCCTCGCCGAGCAGACCTCACTCGCCCTGAGCTGGACGGACCGGGTCTTCCAGACCCGCGCCGACTTCGACCCCGAGGAGTCGGAGCACGAGTTCACCCTCGTCGTGGCCGACTGCCACCTACCGGTCTTCGGCCGGGTCCTGGCCGACCTGGTCCAACGGCAGGCACCTCGGGTGCGCCTGACGTTCCAGCACAGCACCGCCCAGTTCGTGCACCGCGCCTCCGACCAACTCCGTGCCGTGGACGCGATCGTGCTGCCGCAGGGCGTCCTGGTGAACATGCCCATGCTGCAGCTGTACCGGGACCGCTGGGTCTGCGTGATCTCCTCCGACACCGCCGACCGGCCACTGGACCGGGAGGAACTGTCCAGCCGCCCCTGGGTCTTCGCCTACCAGCACCCCTTCTCGGGGCTCTCCACGATGCCGCGCCTGGCCCAGGAGGGCGTACGCATACAGTCCTCGATCACCACGGAGGACTTCCTGTCCGTACCCCACCTGGTGCGCGGCACCGACCGCATCGGCCTGATGCCCGAGCGCGTCGCCCGGCTGCACCCCGCCGGCCAGGGCGTCACCATCGCCGCCCTCCCCTTCGAACTGGGCGACCTGCTGGAATCCCTGTGGTGGCACCCCGCCCACGAACGGGACCCCGCCCACACCTGGCTGCGCCACATGGCCTCGCAGGCGGGACGCATCGTGGAACAGTCCTGA
- a CDS encoding TetR/AcrR family transcriptional regulator has product MATDEAAAPVKRPRVTAEREREVPTATLQALGDTGYEALSMDDVAARAHCSKATLYRLWRTKAGLVSAAVRSSGPVRPAEVDTGSLRGDLITVAERLARHAPEDSRLYAALSHAILTDDELASAVQTALFRPDTEHVMRFVDRAVERGELTHRPAAADFLPQTMRSLAMSRPALDGTLLDPDYLGRFIDDWVMPALLHT; this is encoded by the coding sequence GTGGCTACGGACGAGGCCGCTGCCCCCGTCAAACGCCCACGGGTCACCGCGGAGCGCGAGCGGGAGGTGCCGACCGCCACCCTCCAGGCGCTCGGCGACACCGGCTACGAGGCGCTGTCCATGGACGACGTGGCCGCGCGTGCCCATTGCAGCAAGGCGACGCTCTACCGGCTCTGGCGCACCAAGGCCGGCCTGGTCTCGGCCGCGGTCCGCAGCAGCGGACCGGTGCGGCCCGCGGAGGTCGACACCGGCAGCCTGCGGGGCGACCTGATCACGGTTGCCGAGCGCCTGGCCCGGCACGCTCCGGAGGACAGCCGGCTCTACGCGGCCCTGAGCCACGCCATCCTCACCGACGACGAGCTGGCCTCCGCCGTACAGACGGCGCTGTTCCGGCCGGACACCGAGCACGTCATGCGGTTCGTCGACCGGGCGGTCGAGCGCGGGGAGCTGACCCACCGGCCCGCGGCGGCCGACTTCCTGCCGCAGACCATGCGGAGCCTGGCCATGAGCCGCCCCGCGCTCGACGGGACCCTGCTCGACCCGGACTACCTCGGCCGGTTCATCGACGACTGGGTGATGCCGGCCCTGCTGCACACCTGA
- a CDS encoding glycosyltransferase family 39 protein, producing MSLDERAPAVVRTVSPPVPARRQSPSPARAVVVIAPLSLTIALGLWGIRRKNTMWGDESVTYQLAHRDLSRIWHTAQHIDLVHALYYAVMHEIFGLFGGGLLTLRLPSVLAMSVAASGVGLLGLRLAGPRAGLLAGLVFPLLPQVQKYAQEGRSYAMVCALVTWATYALVVSVPHRARWRWAVYGSTMLLACLLHEFAVLALVAHGVTLVVSRVPRPVLRAWSVAAAGVVAGLLPLAIRSAGQSGQVSWIGGPVRLRYFLVVAVVGVACARWPLGVRGPVRLSALAVPILVLPGLLLLITSLVKPLFVDRYVLYSNIGIALLLGTWMDYFHRLQQSSRKVWIAVVAVLAALVPPSLSLRTPQSRSNDVTAIGAAVRGEGRPGDGLLYLSGQHRILTAANPEDTRFLTDLALAQDPVSSNTLAGVELPAQDIAARMLEFDRIVAVRAAGAHSLTNPQEEAKTRTLRRHFREYGTTHVNGARVTVYVRDHDPSSKAGPGSNSPGASGGAMR from the coding sequence ATGTCCCTTGATGAACGTGCCCCGGCCGTGGTCAGGACCGTTTCCCCTCCCGTACCTGCCCGTCGGCAATCACCGAGCCCGGCCAGAGCCGTTGTCGTCATCGCGCCCTTGTCGCTGACCATCGCTCTGGGGCTCTGGGGTATCCGCAGGAAGAACACCATGTGGGGGGACGAGTCCGTCACCTATCAGCTCGCGCACCGCGATCTTTCGCGGATATGGCACACCGCCCAGCATATTGATCTGGTCCATGCCCTCTACTACGCCGTGATGCATGAGATCTTCGGTCTCTTCGGCGGAGGGCTGCTGACGTTGCGGCTGCCGTCTGTGCTGGCAATGTCCGTGGCGGCGAGCGGAGTCGGGCTTCTGGGGCTACGCCTGGCGGGACCCCGCGCCGGGCTGCTGGCCGGGCTGGTGTTTCCGCTCCTTCCCCAGGTGCAGAAGTACGCGCAGGAAGGCCGCTCGTATGCCATGGTCTGTGCCCTGGTCACCTGGGCCACCTATGCGCTCGTGGTCAGCGTCCCGCATCGCGCCCGGTGGCGGTGGGCGGTCTATGGCTCCACCATGCTGCTGGCCTGTCTGCTCCATGAGTTCGCGGTTCTCGCCCTGGTCGCACACGGCGTCACACTGGTCGTCTCCCGTGTTCCACGACCGGTGCTGAGGGCGTGGAGTGTGGCCGCCGCGGGCGTTGTGGCCGGGCTGTTGCCACTGGCGATCCGCAGTGCGGGGCAGTCGGGGCAGGTGTCCTGGATCGGCGGACCGGTGCGGCTTCGTTATTTCCTGGTTGTGGCGGTCGTGGGTGTGGCGTGTGCCCGATGGCCCCTGGGGGTGAGGGGGCCCGTGCGGCTTTCCGCGCTGGCTGTGCCGATTCTTGTGCTTCCGGGCCTTCTGCTGCTGATCACCTCACTGGTCAAGCCTCTTTTCGTCGACCGGTATGTGCTCTACAGCAATATCGGAATCGCGTTGCTGCTGGGTACCTGGATGGATTACTTCCACCGGTTGCAGCAGTCTTCCCGCAAGGTGTGGATCGCGGTGGTTGCCGTACTGGCCGCGCTGGTCCCGCCGAGCCTGTCGCTGAGGACGCCGCAGAGCCGGAGCAATGACGTCACCGCCATCGGCGCCGCCGTACGCGGGGAAGGCCGTCCCGGCGACGGGCTGCTCTATCTCTCCGGCCAGCACCGGATCTTGACCGCGGCCAACCCCGAGGACACCCGTTTTCTGACAGATCTGGCCCTGGCGCAGGATCCCGTTTCGTCGAACACCCTTGCAGGTGTCGAGCTTCCCGCCCAGGATATTGCGGCACGCATGCTGGAATTCGACCGGATCGTCGCGGTCCGTGCGGCGGGTGCGCACTCGCTGACCAACCCGCAGGAGGAAGCGAAAACACGCACTCTGCGGCGCCATTTCCGCGAGTACGGAACAACCCATGTCAACGGGGCGCGAGTCACCGTCTATGTCCGAGACCACGACCCGTCTTCGAAGGCCGGTCCTGGATCCAACAGCCCGGGAGCGAGCGGTGGGGCGATGAGGTGA
- a CDS encoding response regulator transcription factor translates to MRILVIEDEVDLAHTLHTGLTAEGYSVDLAHDGRQGLWMARTGEYALVVLDLMLPGLNGYKVCAQLRREGNATPILVLTAKDGEWDQAEALDTGADDYLAKPFSYMVLVARLRALVRRAATAAPPVLAVGDLSLDVAGRVCRRAGTRVELTPREFAVLELLARRAGQAVSKSDLLYHAWPDDAQDPNLVEARVSALRKKVDTAFHRKSLQTVRGTGYRLVDDRERD, encoded by the coding sequence ATGCGCATCCTGGTGATCGAAGACGAGGTGGACCTTGCCCACACCCTGCACACCGGTCTGACCGCCGAGGGCTACAGCGTCGACCTCGCCCACGACGGCCGGCAGGGACTGTGGATGGCCCGGACCGGCGAATACGCCCTTGTCGTACTGGACTTGATGCTGCCGGGACTCAACGGCTACAAGGTCTGCGCCCAGCTGCGCCGGGAGGGCAACGCGACCCCCATCCTGGTACTCACCGCCAAGGACGGGGAGTGGGATCAGGCAGAGGCCCTGGACACGGGGGCCGATGACTACCTGGCCAAACCCTTCTCCTACATGGTGCTCGTCGCACGGCTGCGGGCCCTGGTCAGACGAGCCGCCACGGCCGCCCCGCCCGTCCTTGCGGTGGGCGACCTCTCGTTGGATGTCGCCGGCCGGGTCTGCCGCCGGGCCGGGACCCGGGTGGAACTCACACCCCGGGAGTTCGCCGTGCTGGAGCTGCTGGCCCGCCGGGCGGGCCAGGCGGTCTCCAAATCGGATCTGCTCTATCACGCGTGGCCCGACGACGCCCAGGATCCCAACCTGGTGGAGGCGCGCGTCAGCGCTCTCCGCAAGAAGGTGGACACCGCGTTCCACCGGAAGTCCCTGCAGACCGTACGGGGTACCGGCTACCGGCTGGTGGACGACCGTGAACGCGACTGA